From the genome of Triticum aestivum cultivar Chinese Spring chromosome 3B, IWGSC CS RefSeq v2.1, whole genome shotgun sequence, one region includes:
- the LOC123072324 gene encoding uncharacterized protein yields MGATEGSPGAGLPRPSEFDWMFTDEGWALLSEETRRSIIGVLDEDREEKTRLQERRQSRSRKDRRKDPRPDKQIQPSKSLDPNLSRDVRDSDQLLWIRQHRMLNHSESAPPPMRYTSCQLLGNGCSHYPHPMLQFFGIFVQFYRNALNIMCGNTHIDVYGLLAVRDSLDPSRNYIFHRSRENAQAIDVNGGYLSLSYPARGISAMGCLIETDIKIKGKEVGKDLSIIDGSVKAFGQFDSRTANHVDNVNGKIIFKTHVVRKGVEATIDLDFVEVPIDSFNVRMRGKTVRGKAVYSFITECCDDDSFIASPGKHNKKFVAAVSIGDTLCVDFMEKRREALSFVSSKHGNEQLPYRFSNGALVFVKVYWSTIVKG; encoded by the exons ATGGGCGCAACAGAAGGTAGCCCTGGCGCTGGCCTGCCACGACCATCCGAGTTTGACTGGATGTTCACCGACGAGGGGTGGGCCTTGCTGTCCGAGGAGACACGCCGTTCAATTATAGGAGTTCTGGATGAGGACAGAGAAGAGAAGACCCGCCTCCAAGAGCGCCGTCAATCCCGGTCCCGGAAGGACCGCCGCAAGGATCCTCGGCCGGACAAACAGATACAACCTAGTAAGAGCCTCGACCCTAACCTGTCGAGGGATGTTCGGGATTCAGATCAACTTTTGTGGATCCGACAACATCGCATGCTCAACCATTCAGAAT CTGCGCCGCCGCCGATGCGCTATACTTCCTGCCAACTCCTCGGGAATGGATGCTCTCATTATCCTCATCCTATGCTACAATTCTTTGGTATTTTTGTCCAGTTTTACAGGAACGCCTTGAATATCATGTGTGGCAATACACATATTGATGTATATGGCTTGCTTGCTGTAAGGGATTCCTTGGATCCTTCCCGGAACTATATTTTTCACCGCTCGAGAGAGAATGCTCAAGCTATCGACGTG AATGGTGGCTATCTAAGTCTGAGCTACCCTGCACGGGGCATATCTGCAATGGGCTGCCTGATTGAGACTGATATAAAGATCAAGGGCAAGGAAGTTGGCAAAGATTTGTCGATTATTGATGGATCTGTGAAAGCCTTTGGGCAGTTTGACTCGAGGACTGCTAACCATGTTGATAACGTCAATGGTAAAATTATATTCAAGACACATGTTGTTCGTAAAGGTGTCGAGGCAACTATAGACCTCGATTTTGTGGAGGTGCCAATAGACAGCTTCAATGTGCGGATGCGTGGTAAAACTGTCCGTGGTAAAGCTGTTTACTCCTTTATCACTGAGTGTTGTGATGATGACAGTTTTATAGCTTCACCTGGGAAGCATAATAAGAAGTTTGTAGCGGCTGTGAGCATAGGTGATACACTATGTGTAGACTTCATGGAGAAAAGGCGAGAAGCGCTCTCTTTTGTATCATCCAAGCACGGCAACGAGCAGCTACCTTACCGATTCAGCAATGGAGCTTTGGTCTTTGTTAAAGTCTATTGGTCAACCATCGTCAAGGGTTGA